A stretch of Synechococcus sp. WH 8020 DNA encodes these proteins:
- a CDS encoding site-2 protease family protein, giving the protein MGDGWQLMRICGIPLRIQPSWFIILGLLTLAFQQQAAVLPEASSAPVLSWLLGLATALLLFVSLLLHELGHSLVAIREGVKVSSITLHLIGGVARMERECSTAMGSFRVAAAGPAVSFILAGLLLASQHAANHANPLLGNLVGQLGVLNLVLAMFNLLPGLPLDGGLILKALVWQFTGSQRRGIQVATATGRFLSLTGIMLGSYIFLRGGGLLGLWLVMLGWFGMGASRSQSQTLALQQLLINLLVGPASSKRFRVLEADQTLRSLSQMRLRGAESESDLMPDWVLVCRSGRWIGYVTDQPLKELSVQYWDQQTVGEHMRPLAELPSLQESDPLWKAVLALEQSEHGRLLVTGAAGLPSGTLDRSDVGEAVLKGLSLKLPAPLLEASRRRNDYPFGLPLLQAVTSMRASGLLDETSESLTS; this is encoded by the coding sequence ATGGGCGATGGCTGGCAGCTGATGCGGATTTGCGGCATTCCGCTTCGGATCCAACCGAGCTGGTTCATCATTTTGGGGTTGTTAACCCTTGCTTTTCAGCAACAGGCAGCGGTTCTCCCAGAAGCATCTAGTGCGCCAGTCTTGAGCTGGTTGTTGGGTTTGGCCACTGCACTCCTCCTGTTTGTTTCGCTGCTCTTGCATGAACTGGGGCATTCCCTTGTCGCGATAAGGGAAGGAGTCAAGGTGAGCAGTATCACGCTTCACTTGATTGGTGGCGTTGCGCGTATGGAACGGGAATGCTCTACCGCGATGGGTTCGTTCCGAGTGGCCGCGGCTGGTCCAGCGGTCAGCTTTATTTTGGCTGGCTTGCTTTTGGCCAGTCAGCACGCGGCAAACCATGCCAATCCTTTGCTGGGCAATCTTGTTGGTCAGCTTGGTGTTCTGAATTTGGTCCTGGCGATGTTCAACCTTTTGCCGGGACTGCCTCTCGATGGCGGCTTAATTCTTAAAGCGCTGGTGTGGCAATTCACAGGGAGCCAGCGCCGCGGTATTCAGGTGGCGACAGCCACGGGGCGATTTCTCTCACTCACAGGGATCATGCTCGGCTCCTACATCTTTCTTCGTGGTGGTGGATTGTTGGGCCTTTGGCTTGTGATGTTGGGTTGGTTCGGCATGGGAGCCTCGCGTTCCCAGTCTCAGACTCTGGCTCTGCAGCAGCTCCTGATCAACTTGCTTGTCGGACCTGCTTCCTCCAAGCGTTTCAGGGTGTTGGAAGCCGATCAAACCTTGCGCAGCCTCAGCCAAATGCGCCTGAGAGGAGCTGAGTCTGAGAGTGATCTCATGCCCGACTGGGTGCTCGTTTGTCGCTCTGGGCGCTGGATTGGATATGTCACTGATCAGCCCCTGAAGGAACTCTCCGTTCAGTACTGGGATCAACAGACCGTCGGGGAGCACATGCGACCGCTGGCTGAACTCCCTTCTCTTCAAGAGTCAGATCCACTCTGGAAAGCCGTTCTCGCACTCGAGCAAAGTGAACATGGCCGCTTACTGGTAACCGGTGCTGCTGGTCTTCCCTCCGGAACTCTCGATCGAAGTGATGTAGGCGAAGCCGTTTTGAAGGGATTGTCCCTCAAATTGCCGGCACCCCTTCTCGAAGCCTCTAGGCGCCGAAATGACTACCCCTTTGGCCTACCGCTTCTCCAGGCGGTGACCTCCATGCGGGCCTCCGGATTGTTGGATGAGACCTCAGAATCATTGACTTCATAA
- a CDS encoding phosphoribosylanthranilate isomerase has translation MSDAAIALKICGLTDPFQACSIAAMGVQAIGVIGVDKTPRFVEEPRRRSIFMDLEQLHPTVERVWVVANPSDHAVASALHGEGTPTIVQLHGSETPERCIQLKQRHPKVRWWKALRLRTEQDLSSLSSFESPLDALLLDAWSPDQLGGTGHRLNPSWFTHLHDQLKPNTVWWLAGGISAEWVPELLRVVSPYGLDASSRLEAEPGVKDLNKVRALVQAVHDNGPLRQ, from the coding sequence ATGTCCGACGCGGCGATCGCGCTGAAGATCTGTGGGCTCACCGATCCTTTTCAAGCCTGTTCCATCGCGGCCATGGGAGTGCAGGCGATCGGAGTGATCGGCGTGGACAAAACACCCCGTTTCGTCGAGGAGCCGCGTCGACGATCCATTTTTATGGATTTGGAACAGCTGCATCCAACCGTTGAGCGGGTCTGGGTGGTCGCCAATCCCTCCGATCACGCCGTAGCAAGCGCACTTCACGGAGAGGGGACGCCAACCATTGTTCAACTCCATGGATCGGAGACGCCAGAGCGCTGCATCCAGCTGAAGCAGCGCCATCCCAAGGTGCGCTGGTGGAAAGCCCTGAGACTGCGGACTGAACAAGATCTGAGTTCACTGAGCTCTTTTGAATCCCCTCTCGACGCTCTTTTGCTCGATGCCTGGAGCCCTGATCAACTTGGTGGAACCGGCCATCGCCTGAACCCAAGCTGGTTCACCCACTTGCATGACCAGCTGAAACCAAACACCGTCTGGTGGTTGGCTGGAGGAATCAGCGCCGAATGGGTCCCTGAACTTCTCAGAGTGGTTTCACCCTATGGACTCGACGCCTCAAGCCGTCTTGAAGCGGAACCGGGAGTGAAAGACCTCAACAAAGTTCGCGCCCTTGTTCAAGCCGTTCATGACAACGGACCACTTCGGCAATAA
- the folE gene encoding GTP cyclohydrolase I, with translation MTSTIPAISNGTLAQLNTGVQPVSQRIRQRLIDQGISFLANDNVAAFIQTGELDELEHEVADRVRDLLRSLVIDIENDHNTAETAERVARMYLREVFKGRYHDQPKVASFPNVKQLDEIYTVGPISIRSACSHHLVPIMGNCWIGIKPGERVIGLSKFTRVADWVFSRPHIQEEAVMILADEIERLCAPQGLGIIIKAQHYCMKWRGVREPQTSMMNSVVRGDFRHDPSLKQEFFELVRHQEAMLST, from the coding sequence ATGACTTCTACTATTCCTGCTATCTCCAACGGAACATTGGCTCAACTCAACACTGGAGTCCAACCCGTTTCTCAGAGAATTCGCCAACGTCTTATTGATCAGGGTATTTCTTTCCTGGCAAATGACAACGTGGCGGCATTTATCCAAACTGGTGAGCTTGATGAACTCGAGCATGAGGTTGCTGATCGTGTCAGGGATCTTCTGCGCAGCTTGGTCATAGATATCGAAAATGATCACAACACTGCTGAGACGGCAGAACGTGTGGCTCGGATGTATCTCCGTGAGGTGTTCAAGGGTCGTTATCACGATCAACCGAAGGTTGCGAGTTTTCCAAACGTCAAGCAATTAGACGAGATTTATACCGTTGGTCCCATCAGTATTCGTTCTGCCTGCTCTCACCACCTTGTTCCGATCATGGGGAATTGCTGGATCGGAATCAAGCCTGGTGAGCGAGTCATCGGCCTCTCCAAGTTCACCCGTGTGGCTGATTGGGTGTTCTCAAGGCCTCATATTCAAGAGGAAGCGGTCATGATCCTCGCCGACGAAATTGAGCGGTTATGCGCTCCCCAAGGTTTGGGCATCATCATCAAAGCTCAGCACTACTGCATGAAATGGAGAGGTGTGCGTGAACCGCAAACCAGCATGATGAATTCAGTGGTTCGTGGAGATTTCCGTCATGACCCCAGCCTTAAGCAAGAATTCTTTGAGCTAGTGCGGCACCAGGAAGCGATGCTCAGCACCTGA
- a CDS encoding SDR family oxidoreductase, whose product MPSVLITGASRGIGRSAALAFAEAGWDLILLSRSEASLQSLATELASTGQRIVCGAVDLTKPDEIAPRVEALLSQGLTPAVLINNAGAAWTGGLLEMPLDRWNWLMQLNLTSVFQMCAAVVPAMRPAGGLVINISSHASRNAFPNWGAYCTVKAALASFTRCLAEEERTHGIRACTLTLGAVDTSLWDSPTVQSTFDRRAMLPADQVAVTLLHLAQQPSSQIVEDLTLMPATGAF is encoded by the coding sequence TTGCCCTCTGTACTAATTACCGGAGCATCTCGCGGTATTGGCCGTAGTGCTGCTCTTGCTTTCGCTGAAGCTGGGTGGGATCTCATCCTTTTATCCCGCAGCGAAGCCTCTCTTCAATCCCTTGCAACTGAATTAGCTTCGACTGGTCAGCGCATCGTGTGCGGAGCTGTTGATCTAACAAAGCCTGATGAAATTGCTCCAAGGGTGGAAGCGTTGCTCAGTCAGGGGCTTACGCCTGCTGTCTTGATCAACAACGCGGGAGCTGCGTGGACAGGAGGGCTACTTGAGATGCCCTTGGATCGCTGGAATTGGTTGATGCAGCTCAATCTCACCAGTGTGTTTCAAATGTGTGCTGCCGTGGTTCCTGCCATGCGCCCTGCGGGTGGACTGGTCATCAACATCAGTAGTCATGCTTCTCGAAATGCTTTCCCGAATTGGGGTGCGTATTGCACTGTGAAGGCAGCCTTGGCCAGCTTCACGCGTTGTCTTGCTGAAGAGGAAAGGACTCACGGGATCCGCGCCTGCACGCTCACCCTGGGTGCTGTTGATACGTCTCTTTGGGACTCGCCAACAGTCCAGAGCACCTTCGACCGGCGTGCCATGCTCCCAGCCGATCAAGTTGCTGTTACGCTTCTTCATCTTGCGCAACAACCGTCCTCGCAAATCGTTGAAGACCTCACTTTGATGCCAGCTACTGGTGCCTTCTGA
- a CDS encoding acetyl-CoA carboxylase carboxyltransferase subunit alpha: MARRPLLEFEKPLIELEQQIEQIRQLARDSEVDVSQQLLQLETLAARRREEIFQNLTPSQKIQVARHPHRPSTLDFIQMFCDDWVELHGDRRGSDDQALVGGLGRIGDRSVVLLGHQKGRDTKENVARNFGMATPGGYRKALRLMEHADRFGLPILAFIDTPGAYAGLLAEEQGQGEAIAVNLREMFRLRVPIIATVIGEGGSGGALGIGVADRLLMFEHSVYTVASPEACASILWRDAAKAPEAAAALRITGKDLLSLGVVDEVLAEPSGGNNWAPLEAGATLREALERNLSELLALPPQELRDQRYRKFRAMGRYLDPASSNADSAS, translated from the coding sequence ATGGCACGTCGCCCCCTGCTCGAGTTTGAAAAGCCCCTGATTGAGCTTGAACAGCAGATTGAGCAAATTCGCCAGTTGGCAAGGGACTCAGAAGTTGATGTGAGCCAGCAGTTGCTTCAGCTTGAAACCCTTGCTGCTCGCAGACGCGAAGAGATTTTTCAAAACCTGACTCCATCGCAGAAAATTCAGGTTGCTCGCCATCCCCATCGTCCGAGCACTCTGGATTTTATTCAGATGTTCTGCGATGACTGGGTTGAGCTCCATGGTGATCGACGCGGTAGCGACGATCAGGCTTTGGTGGGTGGCCTTGGTCGCATAGGTGATCGCTCGGTGGTGCTATTGGGGCATCAAAAGGGGCGTGACACGAAGGAAAACGTGGCGCGTAACTTCGGGATGGCGACCCCAGGTGGATATCGCAAGGCCCTGCGATTAATGGAGCATGCCGATCGTTTTGGTCTGCCGATTCTTGCCTTTATCGATACTCCTGGTGCTTATGCGGGCTTACTGGCCGAAGAGCAGGGGCAGGGTGAAGCAATCGCCGTCAACCTCCGTGAGATGTTCCGCCTGAGAGTGCCAATTATTGCCACGGTGATTGGGGAAGGCGGATCTGGTGGTGCTCTTGGAATTGGTGTTGCTGACCGGCTTCTGATGTTTGAGCACAGCGTTTATACGGTGGCGAGTCCTGAGGCCTGCGCCTCGATTCTCTGGCGTGATGCAGCCAAAGCACCCGAAGCGGCGGCAGCGTTGCGCATAACCGGCAAAGACTTACTCAGTCTTGGTGTGGTTGATGAGGTGCTTGCGGAACCGTCTGGGGGAAACAATTGGGCCCCCCTTGAGGCGGGCGCAACACTGCGGGAAGCTCTCGAGCGCAATCTTTCAGAGCTTTTGGCACTACCGCCTCAAGAATTGCGGGATCAGCGTTACCGAAAGTTTCGGGCGATGGGCCGATACCTCGATCCAGCCTCGTCAAATGCTGACTCAGCTTCTTAG
- a CDS encoding long-chain acyl-[acyl-carrier-protein] reductase, with product MFGLIGHSTSFEAARRKALELGYDHIAEGDLEVWCSAPPQLVEHLEVTSLTGKTIEGAYIDSCFVPEMLSRFKTARRKVLNAMELAQKKGINITALGGFTSIIFENFNLLKHQTIRSTTLEWERFTTGNTHTAWVISRQVEINAPLLGIDLRKARVAVVGATGDIGSAVCRWLTQRTGIKELLMVARQQQPLKDLQQELGGGRILSLDEALPEADVVVWVASMPRTLEIDADRLQKPCLMIDGGYPKNLDSRVAGQGVHVLKGGIVEFVSDIGWTMMENAEWQMEKPQRQMFACFAEAILLEFEACHTNFSWGRNNITLEKMDFIGAASVRHGFSTLNLQGQLQAAAA from the coding sequence ATGTTTGGTCTGATCGGACATTCCACCAGTTTTGAAGCTGCTAGGCGTAAGGCTTTAGAGCTGGGTTACGATCACATTGCTGAGGGTGATCTTGAAGTTTGGTGCAGTGCACCCCCTCAATTGGTAGAGCATCTTGAAGTCACGAGCCTGACTGGAAAAACAATTGAAGGTGCTTATATCGATTCCTGCTTTGTCCCAGAGATGCTGAGCCGCTTCAAAACGGCAAGGCGCAAAGTGCTGAATGCCATGGAGCTAGCTCAGAAGAAAGGGATCAACATCACGGCTCTGGGTGGTTTTACTTCGATTATTTTCGAGAATTTCAACCTTCTGAAGCATCAAACCATTCGCAGTACAACGCTGGAATGGGAGCGATTCACGACTGGAAACACCCATACGGCATGGGTCATCAGTCGACAGGTTGAAATCAATGCTCCTTTACTTGGTATCGACCTCAGGAAGGCTCGGGTTGCGGTGGTGGGAGCAACTGGAGATATCGGAAGTGCCGTTTGTCGCTGGCTAACACAGCGCACTGGAATTAAAGAGCTGCTCATGGTCGCTCGTCAGCAACAGCCCCTGAAAGACCTGCAACAGGAATTGGGGGGCGGCCGCATTCTCAGCCTGGATGAAGCGCTCCCCGAGGCTGATGTTGTGGTCTGGGTAGCGAGCATGCCCCGCACGTTGGAAATTGATGCGGATCGCCTACAGAAACCCTGCCTAATGATCGATGGTGGCTATCCCAAAAACCTCGATTCGCGGGTGGCTGGACAAGGGGTTCATGTCCTCAAAGGAGGCATCGTTGAATTTGTATCCGATATCGGCTGGACCATGATGGAGAATGCTGAATGGCAGATGGAGAAGCCTCAGCGGCAAATGTTTGCTTGCTTTGCAGAAGCCATTCTTCTCGAATTTGAGGCTTGTCACACCAACTTCAGCTGGGGCAGGAACAACATCACCCTTGAGAAGATGGATTTCATTGGCGCTGCTTCGGTCCGTCACGGTTTCTCAACTCTCAACCTCCAGGGGCAGCTTCAGGCTGCCGCTGCCTGA
- a CDS encoding aldehyde oxygenase (deformylating), protein MPTLDSTAVAVLDDQQGLAELPDFTTDAYKDAYSRINAIVIEGEKEAHDNYLSLGTLIPEQAEELAKLAKMEMKHMKGFTACAKNLDVVADMPFAQEFFAPLHGNFQSALKEGKVVTCLLIQALLIEAFAISAYHIYIPVADPFARKITEGVVKDEYTHLNYGQEWLKANFEASRDELMEANKVNLPLIRSMLEQVAADASVLHMEKEDLIEDFLIAYQEALNEIGFSSRDIARMAAAALSV, encoded by the coding sequence ATGCCAACCCTTGACTCCACAGCAGTCGCTGTGCTCGACGATCAGCAGGGTTTGGCAGAGCTACCTGATTTCACAACCGATGCGTACAAAGATGCTTACAGCCGCATCAACGCCATCGTGATCGAAGGCGAGAAAGAAGCGCATGACAATTACCTTTCATTGGGCACGCTGATCCCTGAGCAGGCAGAGGAACTCGCCAAATTAGCGAAGATGGAAATGAAGCACATGAAGGGCTTCACCGCCTGTGCAAAAAACCTGGACGTTGTGGCTGACATGCCCTTTGCCCAAGAGTTTTTTGCTCCTTTGCATGGCAACTTCCAATCTGCTCTGAAAGAGGGGAAGGTGGTGACTTGTCTGCTCATCCAGGCCCTATTGATCGAGGCTTTCGCGATCTCGGCTTATCACATCTATATCCCTGTTGCTGACCCCTTCGCCCGCAAAATCACGGAGGGTGTTGTTAAGGATGAGTACACCCACCTGAACTATGGGCAAGAGTGGCTGAAGGCCAACTTTGAAGCAAGCCGCGACGAGTTGATGGAAGCCAATAAAGTGAATCTTCCGCTCATTCGTTCCATGCTCGAGCAGGTGGCTGCTGATGCTTCTGTTCTTCACATGGAAAAAGAAGATCTGATCGAAGATTTTTTGATTGCCTATCAGGAAGCTTTGAACGAGATCGGGTTTAGCTCCCGCGATATCGCTCGCATGGCGGCAGCAGCACTGTCTGTCTAA
- a CDS encoding creatininase family protein produces MTAQAHLGVSTTRRLDRLSWPEAEKALQQSRSTVVWPMGAFEQHGPHLPLATDALFSERILASVLSELAPNAPIWSLPSQSIGFSPEHSGFPGTLSLSSGLLTQLIIEVGTQLCTQGAKRLVLFNAHGGQIGLLQSAARELRVQSPSMAILPCFLWSGVPGLDALIPEDELRGGLHAAQAETSLMLALEPELVGEARPVDGDHRQPSSLATPPPGWSLEGAAPTAWLTTDLSRSGVIGDSRAASVECGEALESCLVQHWVHLFHSLLASDWPPSQRVAVVN; encoded by the coding sequence ATGACTGCACAAGCTCACTTGGGTGTTTCAACGACACGACGCTTGGACAGGTTGAGTTGGCCAGAAGCGGAAAAGGCCCTGCAGCAATCCCGTTCCACCGTGGTTTGGCCGATGGGCGCTTTTGAACAACATGGCCCCCATCTTCCACTTGCTACTGACGCTTTATTTTCCGAGCGGATCCTCGCTTCTGTCTTGTCAGAGCTTGCGCCAAACGCCCCGATTTGGAGCCTTCCTTCGCAGTCGATTGGGTTCTCGCCAGAGCATTCAGGCTTTCCTGGAACCTTGAGCTTGTCCTCGGGATTGTTGACCCAGCTGATCATCGAGGTGGGCACGCAATTGTGTACCCAAGGGGCTAAGCGCTTGGTGTTGTTCAACGCCCATGGGGGGCAGATCGGATTGTTGCAGTCTGCGGCGAGGGAACTGCGTGTTCAATCGCCATCCATGGCGATTCTTCCTTGCTTCCTATGGAGTGGTGTTCCAGGTTTAGATGCGTTAATTCCTGAAGATGAGCTACGGGGCGGACTGCATGCTGCTCAGGCCGAGACAAGTTTGATGCTTGCTCTCGAGCCGGAGTTGGTGGGGGAGGCACGGCCTGTAGATGGTGACCATCGCCAGCCCTCCTCTCTCGCGACCCCCCCGCCCGGCTGGAGTCTTGAAGGGGCCGCTCCTACGGCTTGGTTAACAACTGACTTAAGTCGTAGTGGGGTGATCGGTGATTCACGCGCCGCCAGCGTTGAATGTGGTGAAGCCTTGGAATCCTGTCTAGTGCAGCATTGGGTGCACCTTTTTCACAGTTTATTGGCGAGTGATTGGCCCCCTTCTCAACGTGTTGCGGTTGTCAACTGA
- a CDS encoding S1 RNA-binding domain-containing protein: MAGSEGQHSIDSKGQSPAAQPPRKPLQVMHISRKDEQDRLHREAEEARAAADAAMARAVELEKAAQRAQNTTARPPMAPTSTAKPSAVDDDDVRFGTDEFSGMSMADLLGPSDSNGKSSKSSPSPAKTSNRSVDDFDFDEGAFLAALDANEPVGTTGEVATGTVIGMESDGVYVDIGGKAPGFMPKNECGLGVITNLKERFPKGLEIEVLVTREQNADGMVTISCRALALRQSWDKVKQLEKDGRVSQVKVTGFNRGGVTCDLEGLRGFIPRSQLQDGENHETLVGKTLGVAFLEVNSETRKLVLSEKKAATAARFSELEIGQLVEGHVAAIKPYGLFVDLGGISGLLHQSAITGGSMRSMREIFDQGDAVKALITELDPGRGRIALNTAMLEGQPGELLVEKDKVMAEAADRANRARNVLKQQEQSAG, translated from the coding sequence ATGGCGGGATCAGAAGGCCAACATTCCATAGACAGCAAGGGGCAAAGCCCGGCAGCGCAGCCCCCACGCAAGCCATTGCAGGTCATGCATATCAGCCGCAAAGACGAACAGGACCGCCTCCATCGTGAGGCCGAAGAAGCGCGAGCAGCCGCAGATGCGGCGATGGCACGGGCTGTGGAGTTGGAGAAAGCTGCACAAAGAGCTCAGAACACAACGGCTAGGCCTCCCATGGCTCCAACGTCTACGGCTAAGCCTTCGGCCGTTGACGACGACGATGTTCGCTTTGGGACTGATGAGTTCAGTGGCATGAGCATGGCCGATCTTCTCGGCCCATCCGATTCGAATGGAAAGTCCTCCAAGTCCAGTCCAAGTCCTGCCAAAACGTCCAATCGAAGTGTCGACGACTTTGATTTTGACGAAGGTGCTTTCCTAGCGGCCCTCGATGCCAATGAACCTGTTGGCACAACAGGTGAAGTGGCGACTGGAACCGTGATCGGGATGGAAAGCGATGGTGTTTACGTCGACATCGGCGGCAAGGCCCCAGGCTTTATGCCCAAGAACGAATGTGGTCTCGGAGTGATCACCAACCTGAAGGAGAGATTCCCCAAGGGGCTCGAAATTGAAGTCTTGGTGACTCGCGAACAAAATGCTGATGGCATGGTCACCATCAGCTGCCGCGCGCTCGCTCTTCGTCAGAGCTGGGACAAGGTGAAGCAGCTTGAAAAAGACGGCAGAGTTTCTCAGGTCAAAGTCACTGGTTTCAACCGTGGTGGTGTGACCTGCGATCTAGAAGGACTACGAGGCTTCATCCCCCGTTCCCAACTGCAAGACGGCGAAAACCATGAAACCTTGGTTGGGAAAACCTTGGGTGTGGCCTTCCTCGAGGTCAACTCTGAAACACGGAAATTGGTCCTTTCTGAGAAGAAAGCAGCCACTGCCGCTCGTTTCTCAGAGCTAGAAATTGGACAACTGGTGGAAGGCCATGTCGCCGCCATCAAGCCCTATGGACTGTTCGTGGATCTCGGAGGGATCAGCGGCCTTTTGCATCAATCCGCCATTACCGGAGGGAGCATGCGGTCGATGCGTGAAATTTTCGATCAAGGCGACGCTGTGAAAGCGTTGATCACGGAGTTGGATCCTGGTCGCGGACGGATCGCATTAAATACCGCAATGCTGGAAGGACAGCCCGGGGAATTACTTGTTGAGAAAGACAAAGTGATGGCAGAAGCAGCCGATCGAGCCAACAGGGCTCGTAACGTCCTGAAGCAACAGGAACAATCAGCTGGATGA
- a CDS encoding Tab2 family RNA-binding protein, with amino-acid sequence MISAEQIPNDASDHSSAILSSDWELDFYSRPILEPDGKKRWELLIISSPSEGTTSSFRFEKRCPAGSVNSTWLTSALTEAIAAAEQQGWSVPRKLRSWRSSMRTMVQRAASELGLEMVPSRRTYALLDWIAEREQDLYPNEEGYMAGPLAPPPAPVSTPPRPLPESVRGDAWNWAELPASALREAAEWPIGFRGLLPVPTSIKDDQVIPGLRLFSQTRGLALAGLLGGIEPVRLKVIGTQLLLDAGQDDCWLVSDLSSEEATHVSAVMTQASEHANGLQFIAVQTSPEAERFEGFWMLRDQAEP; translated from the coding sequence ATGATCTCCGCCGAACAGATCCCTAACGATGCGAGTGATCATTCAAGCGCGATCCTTTCAAGTGACTGGGAACTCGATTTTTATTCCAGACCCATCCTCGAGCCTGATGGCAAAAAACGTTGGGAGTTGCTGATCATCAGTTCTCCCAGCGAGGGAACGACCAGCAGTTTTCGCTTTGAAAAACGCTGTCCAGCCGGCAGTGTGAATTCCACCTGGTTAACCAGCGCTCTCACAGAAGCCATTGCAGCCGCCGAACAGCAAGGTTGGTCGGTCCCTCGAAAGCTGCGTTCGTGGCGAAGCTCCATGCGCACCATGGTTCAGAGGGCTGCATCTGAACTGGGTCTCGAAATGGTGCCAAGCCGTCGAACCTACGCCCTGTTGGATTGGATCGCTGAGCGCGAACAGGATCTCTACCCCAATGAAGAGGGGTATATGGCAGGGCCTCTTGCTCCCCCTCCAGCACCGGTCAGCACGCCTCCTCGTCCCTTACCTGAGTCCGTGCGCGGTGATGCCTGGAATTGGGCCGAACTTCCCGCTTCAGCCTTGCGTGAAGCCGCCGAATGGCCGATCGGATTCCGCGGCCTGCTCCCAGTTCCCACCTCGATTAAGGATGACCAAGTCATCCCAGGCTTACGCCTGTTCAGCCAAACCAGGGGATTAGCCCTTGCTGGTCTCCTCGGTGGGATTGAACCAGTTCGGCTCAAGGTGATCGGCACCCAACTTCTCCTGGACGCTGGTCAGGATGACTGCTGGCTCGTGAGCGATCTCAGTTCAGAGGAAGCCACGCACGTTTCAGCTGTCATGACACAGGCTTCTGAGCACGCAAACGGTTTGCAGTTCATCGCTGTTCAAACCTCTCCCGAAGCCGAGCGTTTTGAAGGTTTTTGGATGCTGCGGGATCAAGCAGAGCCATGA
- the pgeF gene encoding peptidoglycan editing factor PgeF: MTSAADPFRQPDNLFNTLEHWTWVGCYGGYYLTSDAIQAAGFEHGFFTRLWHNRGPDSLAAYLSAGVSVHRPQQVHGNRVLNAGEAIGSPWPDADGLVSDRGGQSLWVCGADCTPVLLADPTSGHVAACHAGWRGVASGILPAAIRRLATRGAKPEHLIVALGPAVSGALYQVQINVAEQVGQALHSDRSLQLNEMESLGILLPDPDLNKCRLDIRLAAREQLHHCGVPDQQISLCPLCTVSEPSLFHSWRRDQVKAVQWSGIVGQAVDSSK; this comes from the coding sequence ATGACATCTGCTGCCGATCCATTCCGCCAGCCCGACAACCTGTTTAACACCCTTGAGCATTGGACATGGGTGGGCTGCTACGGCGGTTATTACCTCACCTCAGACGCGATACAGGCCGCCGGGTTCGAACATGGTTTTTTCACCCGTCTTTGGCACAACCGCGGGCCGGATTCCTTAGCGGCCTATCTCTCTGCCGGAGTCAGTGTCCATCGCCCCCAACAAGTTCACGGCAACCGAGTTCTCAATGCTGGAGAAGCCATCGGTTCTCCATGGCCTGATGCCGACGGTCTCGTCAGCGACCGGGGTGGGCAAAGCCTCTGGGTTTGCGGCGCCGATTGCACCCCTGTTCTTCTTGCAGACCCCACCAGCGGCCACGTAGCTGCTTGTCATGCAGGCTGGCGAGGGGTCGCCAGTGGGATTCTTCCTGCTGCAATCCGCCGTTTAGCAACGCGAGGAGCTAAGCCGGAGCACCTGATTGTGGCCCTTGGTCCAGCGGTCAGTGGGGCTCTCTATCAGGTACAGATCAACGTGGCAGAACAGGTAGGACAGGCTCTCCATTCCGATCGATCTCTGCAGCTCAACGAAATGGAATCCCTGGGCATTCTTCTTCCCGATCCAGACCTGAACAAGTGTCGCCTCGATATTCGTCTTGCCGCCCGTGAACAGTTGCATCACTGCGGGGTTCCAGATCAACAGATCAGTCTTTGCCCTCTCTGCACCGTTTCAGAGCCGAGTCTGTTCCACTCCTGGCGTCGCGATCAGGTGAAAGCCGTGCAGTGGAGCGGAATCGTTGGTCAAGCCGTGGACTCCTCAAAGTGA